The window GGAGGTAGCTAGAGAGACGGTGGTGTTGAAGGTAAAACCTACCGCAGTAGCTCCATCTGCTACGCTACTAAATATGCGTGCGTTACTGGTATCAACACCGAATAAGGTAGTCCCAGTTGCATTCTGCACCTGGAAGGCGGTGGTGGAGTTGGTGGAGTTTTTGAATAAGACTGTCCCCCTGACAGCTAGCTCCTGACCAACCGAGACAGATTGGGTAAAGGTGGCTGGTCCCTGCACTTGAAGTTGGCCGACCACATTGGTATTGCCCGCCGTCAATTCACCACCCGTCCCGCCTTCAGCCAAGTTTTGGCCGCCCAGACCAACCAGATCAACCGCCCCACCAATCTTCAGCCGGGAGACTGAGGCATAATAAATAGTGTTTTGAATGCTCTCACCATCATAACCAGCCATTACATAGACCCAGCCATTAGCGATGATTGAGCTAGCTGCCCTTCTTGTTGTTGGAAGAGCGGCTAAGTTAGTACTCCAACTGCCTACAGACCCATCGGCATTCAACTTTCCATAGTGGACAGTGGCTGCGGAATTGCCACCAATTACATACACGTATCCGTCTGCTACTACTGATGAGTGGTTCTCCCGGATAGCAGGCAACGTATTACTATTGGTTGACCAAGCCCCAGTTGAACCGTCGGCGTTTAACTTTGCGTAGTAAACAGTTGATTGAGCAGCACTGTCGTTTGCACCACCAATCACATAGACATAACCGTTTGCCACAATAGAGCTGTGTGAATTTCGAACAGCTGGCAGAGCGTTAGCATTGGTACTCCAGCTGCCAGTGGAGCCATCGGCGTTAAGTTTGGCGTAGTAGACAGTTGATTGAGCACTAGCATTAAATCCACCCAATACATATACGTATCCATTTGCAACTACAGAACTGGCAAAACTTCGAGCGGCAGGTAGTGTATTAGAGTTGGTTTGCCAAGCATCGGTTGAGCCGTCGGCGTTGAGCTTAGCGTAGTAGACAGTAGAGTCTGGTGTGCGCCCACCAATCACGTAAATATATCCATTAGCCACAACTGATGTATGGGCTGATCGTACGGCAGGCAAGGCATTCGCATTGGTGGACCAGGTTCCAGCGGATCCATCAGCATTTAGCTTGGCATAATAGACAGTGGATTGGGCATTTCCAGATCCAGTCGAATTTTCTCCACCAATCATATACACAAACCCATTAGCAGTGACTGAAGAATGTAACCAGCGGACACCTGGCAAGGCATTACTGCCAGTACTCCAACTCTGCAGTTCACCCGAATTTAGTCCGTTAAGAGTTAAATTGCCATTGGTAGTATCTACCTGAAAAAGACTACCTGCCGCTGCATTCTGTATCTGGAAGGCGGTCGTGGAATTGGCGGCGTTTCGGTGGAGAAAGGTGCCGTTGAGTAAGGCTACATTGGCACTTAGTGCACTATCTGCTACCTTGCCGGCAGTCGAGATGGTATTTAGCTTAGAGTCAGCTATAGAGCCGGCCAGTTCAGCATTCTCTATCAGCTGGCCTAAGAGTGAGACGGAAGAGCTTAGTCTGGCGTTATCTAGAGTGCCAGAGGAAAGATTGGTGGCATTGAGGGAGGTTAGTGAAGCTCCGCTCCCGCTGAAGGAGCCGGCTTGAACCGTACCTGACACATTGATATTACCGGTCTCTTGCACCCCTGGGCTTGTGGCCTGGAGTGAAACACAAGTGCCATTGGGGCAGGTGGCAGTGCCGGATGGGCCGGTGGCTCCGGTTGCACCTGTTGCACCAGTGGCTCCAGTTGCACCAGTGGCTCCCTGGATACCCTGCTCCCCTTGCGGGCCGGTTGAACCTTGGATACCTTGGGCGCCCTGCTCGCCTGGCGAGCCCTGCAAGCCGGCTGCACCGCTTAGGCCGATGAGGCCAGTGGCTCCCTGGGTACCTTGCTCGCCTTTTGGTCCACGCTCCCCAGGGTAGGTTAGGTACTGGTCGGCAATGAGACCGCCTGCGGCTCCGACTATGGCAGTTGTAAAGAAGATCATAAGTAGTTGGTTGAAGGAGAGGGAGAGTATCCCGGCTTGATTCTTGAGTAACGCAAATAGACCCGTTGGGGGCGGGGTGTTTGGTTGGTGCGAATGCTTCGCAATGGAACCTTTGATGCCTTTTAGGCCATGAAGGTTAACCAACCGGATGATAACTCCTCTTTAGTTTTTATTTACTCCACCTTGCTTATGCCAAGAACAGGGTGTTTAAGACCCCGAGAAAGCATAAGCGTGATGTGTAGTAATTATACCGCTTATGCTCAGGGAGTGTAAAGGGGTAAAATTAGAATCGCCAAGTGACAGTAATGCCGATACCGAAGAGGCCTAGCAATGAAGCAATTACAAGTATGGCGTACTCTATTTTGCGATCAATCTGCAGCTTTTCATGACGAACTGCAAGTAAGCCCAGAATCAGGCCGAAGGGCAGCAGGCGGGCCTCGTTAAAAGCAAACCAAACGCTTCCGATAATGAAGTACAGCAGGATTTTTAAAAAGTAGATGCTATCGAGTTCTTGTTTTACAGGTTTCATACCCCTATCTAACCACAAAATGCTTATGCTGTCATCTCCAATGCGCTTATCTTGGCGTTCCCACAACATTCCCCTTGCCCGCCTCAGAAGCTCTTGTTAATGCTCCTAATGCCTAACGGCACCTATTGCCTGTAGGATGGAGACAGTAATAAAGGGGGTATGCATGGCAAAAGAACGAGGCAAAATGAGTCGGGCCGAGGCCGGCAAGCTAGGCGGCGAGGCTACGAGTAAAAAACATGATTCAGAGTTCTACTCTGAGATCGGTCAGAAAGGCGGCCAAGAAAGCGGAGGGAACTTTAAAAATGACCCCGAGCGGGCCAGGGAGGCCGGCAAGAAAGGCGGCCAGGCATCCACTAGCCGGAGCAGAGAGGATACAGAAGAAATATAGCCTGATAAAAGAGCCCCTTCGGGGGCCTTTTTTATTTCTCTCTTTAAAACAAAATAACGCCTTTGCTGGAGTGGAGTACAAGGCAGAATCGATATCTAAATAAGTTTATATTTTGATGAGATGCAAGGCGGCGCTGAAGCGCGCCAGTGAGCAGTAGCCAAACCTACTGTGAATGCGCACTGGAAGCGCCAACGCCGCAGCTCGCGAAATACAAAGTTATTGCTTGTAGTAGGAGCGGATTTGGAACAGAATGTACAACCCTATAACCGCGCTCACCAGACCGCTTACAATCTGACCGTTCATAATGCTGTAAACGAGGTTAACGATGTCACTGTAGAACACTAGGTTCCAGCCGCTCATCTTGCGGGCAAACAGGCCCGGCAGAGCTGCTATCATCAACACTACCTGCACAATGAGGGCAATTAAAGCCGCGCCCAAACCGGCGGCTGCTGTAGCTCCCCCGAGGCCAGAAAATGGCAGTACGGCCGCGCCTAAGCCCAGCGCCACTAAGATGGCCGGTGCCAGAAGCACTAATATTACGATGTTTATCCATGGAGCGTACTTTACTATCCAGTCTTTAGCGCCTTTGGGGATCTGGAAGGGAGCCTTTGTTACAAAATAATACTCCATCTTTTGCATGATACCTTGTGATTGCTGGGCCATAAGTTTTCCTTTACTTAAGGTTAATTTGCTTTAATTAAAGCACTACGGCACCCAAAAAGCAATACGCTTATGCTTTGTAATAAGAGCGAATTTGGAGCAGTATATAGAAGCTAATGCCGGTTATTACTACAGCCGTTACGTAATGGCCAAAAACGATATCGTATATTGTATGGGTTATGGCAGCCGCGGCCAGCAGATTCCAGCCCTTCATCTCTCTGCGCTCTAGCGGCTTAATGGCCAGTGCGATCAATATAAACTGGATGATTAATGCTACCGCCCCGCCGCTTATATCACTGGCTGAACTTGGTATACCCAGAAATGCCAGCGGCAGCTTGTTTATACCCAGCACCACGGCCAGCGCTACTACCGGCAGATAGAGAATGGTGAGCAATATGGCTACCCAGTGAGCGTTGCGTACGATCCACTCCTTAGCCCAGAAAGGCAGGCGGTACCCGCCGCCATCGCTGTAGCCGCGCACGGCTGCCTGACGGCCAGAATTGCCCCGGTTTACCTTGCGTCCGCCCGCCATCTGCTATTCCCCTTCGACGCCCGGCAGATCTACCTTGTGGCCGTTCGTACAGTGGCCATGATTGTCTTGTTCCTGGCAGTCTTCATCTTGGCAGTTTAGAGCTACTTCTTCGCTACATTCTACGCATTTAGCCATAAATTCCTCCTGTTAGGTTTATTAATGCTTATGCTTATATTTTAGCACATCTGGTGAATATTTTAGAAAAAGTTAGCTCTTAAGCCGAGAGTACTCGGCAATAAGCTTTACCTTATCCTTAAAGTCAGGGGTCGCGCGCCACTTACTCAGTAGCTGCTTGTCTGTCCTTAGGCTATATGAAGCCCTAGATTTTTCCGCGCTTAAATCTTTAAGCAGTAAGTCGGTCATTAATTCCATAAATAATCTATTTTGGCCCTTACCAATGTCAACTTTGGATTGCCTAATATATTCGATAATATATAAATGCATCAGCTCATGCAGTAGCGGATCTATAAAGTTCGGCCAGTCATAATAAAGATCAATGCGTTTTTTATCCGAGAAAGCAATATGCGGAGGAATTGCCGACAGGCCAATAATACAAATACCAGAAATTTTTACTGGTACAGTTGCTTCACAAATTTTTATTACTCCCCCTCCGTCTTGAGTCAGTTGTTTTTGCAACCGATCTTTTGCCTTTGCAAATAAGCCTCTGTTTTGCTTATAAAAGTTATCAAAGTAATCTTCTAGCGGTTTGAGCGCGCTTCCTTTTGGATAGGTCTGATAAATATTGGCGAGATCAGGATGCCGACTCACTATCACATTATAGTAGCTTAATCCTGACCACTCAGGCATTGAATATCCAAATGCCCCTGCCTTAAGCGGGTCAAAATCCTTTGCCAGTTGGATTGTAAACTTCATAGACCATCTATTATAAAGAAAAATGGCCAGTTTGGAGACATGGCCAGGTCTTTTTTCTACTTGTCCTCCCAGCCAGGGTATATCCGCTCCATGGCCTCGTCGGACTTCTGCTCGTCAGAGGCAGAACCCGGAGGGGAGGAGGGAGATGAGGAAGAACCAGAGGAATCCGAGCTCTCTGAGCCCGAGGAACCGCTACTGGACTCTCCGTCCATTTGCACTCCTTTGTCTGGGCATCCAATTTTTTAAGCTGCCGGACTATCCGGCCTCTTGTCGTATTGGGCGCCGTTTGATAGGTGCTTGGAGGGGATAGGCAGAGCCTAGACGCCATCTCCGTAGCAGTACGCTAACTTATACAACAATTACTGCAATTATTCAATAGATGAGTAGCTATGTTTACAAATAAAACGCCAAGATGCCATGTTCGGCAATTTTTTCTCTATAGCCCTGAAAGCCATAATAAACCTTTTCGGCTTCCTCTAGGGATTCTATACCTGGCATAACCTTGCCAAAATCACCTGATTTATAGATGTCTTCTACAGATTTATAGTGCCTAATGTCTTTCACGGTCTTTTCGATCGTGTCGCTACCGCATTTGATTACTAACGTATCGCCAACTTCGATTTTCTTAAACTTAACTGTGCCAGCGCGGGTTTCTACCGTCTTCCGCCCCACCCGAATATCTTCGAACTCATCCTTATCCCCCGCCCTGAATCTTAGAATATGCTTTTTCATTTTGCCCCCACTGTGGATAAATCTATTGTCATAGCGCTTATGCTTGCTACAATAAGCATAAGTATAATATTCAGAACTAATGCGAGTGGGGAGTGTAGTTGCTTCCCTCTCGTTTTTTGATCCTTAACTAGTCGTTAAGAAGATCATTAAGCGAGTCTTTGCCGCGCCGCTCGAGCAGCGTGTCGAGATACATATCAGAGCGAACATTAAAGTCCACCCCATATTGCTCCTCGATCGTGCGTACGTGGGTATCCCCACGCTTCTCACGAAGCGGGCCTCTGGAGTTTCGGGAGCGGTGACCCCGCATCCCTGGAGCATCCTTAGCCATTGCAAGCCTTTCTAGCCGGTGTCTTAAGGTGTTTATCCGGCCAGTCCTCAACCGAACACCACACCGTAAAGGAGAGAGGCCTCCCCACTCACATCAATTCTCAAGGAATGAATACTAGGTTAGCAAAAACTCACGTGTCGCACAATACTTATGCTTGCTACTTGAGGTAGTTGGGCAAGGCTTGGCGGTTTGGCAGCCACTTAGTATACCAACCAAGCAGTTCCGGAGGCAAAAGACTGTCATGCAATTCAGTACCGATGAAAGAATGCAATTCGTCAGTAAAATCAGTAGATCCCGGCAGCACACCCCTATGATGGTATGATGCAGTGCGTTGATCAAACGCCGCTTTGTGCTGACCATACACAATATTTAAATATGGGGTCAGGCGGTTTCTTTCAGATTCTGAACTAATAAACCACACGTAATGTAGATATTCATGGGCTAAAGTTGCCCTTTGCTCTAATAAATCTCTCTGTAAAATCTCCGGCGCCAAGTAAATAGTGCCGTCTTTAATAGCGCCATAGGCATGATATGAAGCTGCAAAGCAGCCTGTAGAGCCTGGTGGGCAACCCATTGGAAGAGGGGCAATCCTAGCCTTTGTTCTTAGTAAATCGTCTCGATTAATACCTAAATCTGCGCCCCACTGCTCAATGCGGCGATCAAGAACAAACTTAGGGTCAATCGGGAAAGAGCCAAGTCCTATTCTTGGGTTATAGCCTATCTTCTCTCGCACACTCTTGATAAGAGGGTGCTCAATCGCCGTGGGATCCAAGACCAAGCCAATTGCTAACACGGCAATGATGACTGCAACCTTAAAGCCCGTTTTGAAAACATGCTTTTTCATCTTTTAGAAGTTACTAGCTTTCTTTCTGATCCCAAATAATTACTTCTTTGTGCAACTCTTGAACTGACTGAAGATAGAAGAGCATATCGCGAGCAGCTCTCTCGACTACATATCCGCGAAGTGAACGCCAATTTTCAACATTATCTTGCGACCAGTCTTTTTCAGGAGAATTCAGTAAGAAAGGAAAAAGATTCACATTTTTCTCTAGTTCGGTTAATGCACGTCTTACTTTGAGCATTTTTGCATAAACGGTTTTTGGCATCACAGAAGAATAATACTGTAGATTCTCATTGGCTGATTTTCTTAATTCTTCAATATTTTTTATTAGGCTGTCCCACTTGTCGGGTGGTAGCTTAGTCATAGCTTGACCCAGGTCAATTGCAATTAAATTACTGAGTATAGCCTCTTGTGCAGCTTTAGTGGATTCTTCCTGACGGTCGGTATCAATTTTGTATTGGGTTATATCAAAGCCTAAAGGTGATGACACCCAGATGATAAGCGTATTACGAAGTCTTTTCATATCCTCAAGGGCGGATTCCATGCCCTCGCGAAGGCTAAGCTTATCCTTCCTATCCTTCAGTACCTCGATGAAAAATACGGTGAGCAGGGAGCTAAAGGCGCCGGCAGAGAGGTTAAGGGTCATGTCACTCCACCGAAAGTGCTTTTCCTGATAGCCTAATGCCACAAAGAGTCCAACCGACATCACCAAAAGGGCGAGAAAAATAATGATATTAGCACGAGAGTAAAGGAGCCTGTAAAATTTCCTAAAGGCCCGACGCATACATTACATCTTAATTTCTATGTCCACCCCAGCGGGGAGGTTCAAATTCATCAGGTTGTCTACGGTCTTTGGCGTAGGCTCTGTAATGTCTATTAAGCGCTTATGTGTGCGCATCTCAAACTGTTCCCGCGCTTTCTTAAAAATGTGCGGGCTTTTAATAACGGTAGTCACGTTTCTATCTGTCGGCAGCGGAATCGGCCCGGCCACTTTGGCGCCGGTACGAATCGCCGTATCTAGAATCTGCTTGGCAGACTGATCTATCACCTTATTGTCATACGCCTTTAAGCGAATGCGTATTCTCTGTTTGGGTGCTTCAGTATTTTCTTTCTTTTTTGCTTCTGCCAAGGTGCTATAGTTCCGTTATTATCCGTTACTTTAAGATCTTACTTACGACACCGGCACCTACTGTGCGTCCGCCTTCGCGAATAGCAAAGCGCAGACCGTCTTCCATGGCAATTGGGGCAATCAGCTTAACTTTAACGCTGATGTTATCGCCCGGCATGACCATTTCTGTGCCCTCCGGCAGGGTAACCTCGCCGGTAACATCGGTGGTACGAATGTAGAACTGAGGCTTGTAACCCTTGAAGAATGGGGTGTGACGTCCGCCTTCCTCTTTCTTCAGTACGTATACTTCTGCGTCGAACTCAGTGTGAGGGGTAATAGTACCGGGCTTAGCCAGAACCTGGCCGCGCTCAATGTCATCGCGCTCAATACCGCGCAACAGGGCGCCAACGTTATCGCCGGCCTGTGCGTCTGGCAGAAGCTTCTTGAACATTTCTACCCCGGTAATCACGGTCTTCTTGGTAGCATTAATGCCGACAATTTCGACTTCGTCGTTTACAGCCAGCTTACCGCGCTCAATACGGCCGGTAGCAACTGTACCGCGGCCTTTAATAGAGAACACGTCTTCTACCGGCATTAAGAACGGCTTTTCTACATCGCGCTTTGGCTCTGGTACGTAGGAATCCAGGGCGTCCATAAGGTCGGTAATGCTTTTTTCAGCATCGGCGTCGCCTTCTAGCGCTTTAAGAGCAGAACCCTTAACAATCGGGGTGTCATCGCCCGGAAAGTCATACTTCTTCAGTAAATCACGGATTTCGAGCTCTACCAGCTCAGCCAGCTCTGGGTCGGCCATATCCATCTTGTTCATGTAAACAATGATGTAAGGCACACCAACCTGACGGGCAAGCAGAATGTGCTCGCGGGTCTGGGGCATTGGGCCATCGGCAGCTGAAACCACAAGAATAGCGGCATCCATCTGGGCGGCTCCGGTAATCATGTTCTTAACGTAGTCGGCGTGGCCTGGGCAGTCTACGTGGGCGTAGTGCCTTTTGTCTGTTTCGTACTCCTGATGAGAAGTAGCAATAGTAATACCGCGCTCTTTCTCTTCTGGAGCGTTATCAATATCTTCGTATTTGCGGGCCGTAGCCTGACCTGATTTGCTAAGTACGTGTGTAATAGCGGCTGTCAGGGTAGTTTTGCCGTGGTCAACGTGGCCAATGGTGCCGACATTGATGTGGGGCTTGGTACGTGTAAATGTTTCTGCCATTTCTTCTCCTTATGGGCTGTTTCATTTCAGATTGTTAACCCCGTGAGGACGATCAGCTATCTGAAATGAAGATTTAGTTAACAAAAAATAATGTCCGGTAATCGAACCATTAAATTATAGGGAGAAGTTCTCCTTTTGTAAAGGGGGTAAAAAGGAAAAGCGGCCCGCTAATTGCGCGAGCCGCTATGTGGCAAACCTTTCTGTACGCTGCCTGGAGACGACAACCATCTTAATGTACCTATCTGCCAGCTGGGCGTACATTTCCTGCTCCTCCTCAGTAAACCGCTGATTAATGATTATCGGCGCTAAATCGGCAGTAAATCGGATAGCATACGCCTCTATACTTGGCAGATACTTAAGAATCGCGTGGTGAGCACGCAGGTTTTCATCTAGCTCCGGGTAGTAACAGGTGCCCAAATTGAGCTTCCCGTACCACATCGCCTCAGCTTCGGGCCGGCCCTCTTTCTTCCACTGCTTTACCTGTTCTAGCATCGGCATAAGATACTGGTGGTGAATATTACCTCCAGCCGG is drawn from Candidatus Dormiibacterota bacterium and contains these coding sequences:
- a CDS encoding ASCH domain-containing protein; protein product: MKKHILRFRAGDKDEFEDIRVGRKTVETRAGTVKFKKIEVGDTLVIKCGSDTIEKTVKDIRHYKSVEDIYKSGDFGKVMPGIESLEEAEKVYYGFQGYREKIAEHGILAFYL
- the rpsJ gene encoding 30S ribosomal protein S10, with the translated sequence MAEAKKKENTEAPKQRIRIRLKAYDNKVIDQSAKQILDTAIRTGAKVAGPIPLPTDRNVTTVIKSPHIFKKAREQFEMRTHKRLIDITEPTPKTVDNLMNLNLPAGVDIEIKM
- a CDS encoding chromate transporter; translated protein: MAQQSQGIMQKMEYYFVTKAPFQIPKGAKDWIVKYAPWINIVILVLLAPAILVALGLGAAVLPFSGLGGATAAAGLGAALIALIVQVVLMIAALPGLFARKMSGWNLVFYSDIVNLVYSIMNGQIVSGLVSAVIGLYILFQIRSYYKQ
- the tuf gene encoding elongation factor Tu, which codes for MAETFTRTKPHINVGTIGHVDHGKTTLTAAITHVLSKSGQATARKYEDIDNAPEEKERGITIATSHQEYETDKRHYAHVDCPGHADYVKNMITGAAQMDAAILVVSAADGPMPQTREHILLARQVGVPYIIVYMNKMDMADPELAELVELEIRDLLKKYDFPGDDTPIVKGSALKALEGDADAEKSITDLMDALDSYVPEPKRDVEKPFLMPVEDVFSIKGRGTVATGRIERGKLAVNDEVEIVGINATKKTVITGVEMFKKLLPDAQAGDNVGALLRGIERDDIERGQVLAKPGTITPHTEFDAEVYVLKKEEGGRHTPFFKGYKPQFYIRTTDVTGEVTLPEGTEMVMPGDNISVKVKLIAPIAMEDGLRFAIREGGRTVGAGVVSKILK